One Alkaliphilus sp. B6464 genomic window carries:
- the recD2 gene encoding SF1B family DNA helicase RecD2 produces MVELEGRLVEIIFQNEANGYLVGILDCEDEEVTIVGCLPALKEGEVIAVKGKWIVHPTYGRQMDVKEYRHVQPSTKEGILNYLSSGVIKGIGKKMAERIIDHFGTDALEVIQYAPQRLTEVSGIGEAKAQTIAEAFEEQRELREIILFLSQYGISPGFAVRIYKKYKEMTIAYIQENPYRLADEIIGIGFKKADLIARTMGISPNSKYRIHSGIRYTINTFHTEGHTYAPSDLLIDRARELLGVEEEAVVEGIQEMALKQKIQLERQDEEIIVYSMPYFYAETNCCNKLIELSQIALDTLEIDVDEEISNIEREDGIYLAENQKEAIRQAITNGILVITGGPGTGKTTTINTLIKVFEKLKKKIVLAAPTGRASKRMTEATGKEAKTIHRLLEMGYSDEDEGMLFQRNEDNPLVGDVIIIDEVSMVDIMLMNSLLKAISRGTRLIFVGDVDQLPSVGAGNVLRDIIDSQVIKVVRLNEIFRQAGESMIVVNAHKINQGDYPILNHKDKDFYFINRSKNDDILNTIIGLVKERLPKHYKFDPIRDIQVLTPMKKGDVGTLNLNKELQNYLNPPDKYKRERELREKIFRVGDKVMQIKNNYTLKWTSLDVDAEEKQGEGVFNGDIGYVQYINTEEQELTVFFDDNRSVVYSFTQLDELELAYSITIHKSQGSEFPVVVMPVTWGPPMLLTRNLLYTAITRAKSLVVLVGTENYLRRMVDNNKIVERYSGLGIRLKKFFDFQNS; encoded by the coding sequence GATGTTAAAGAATATCGTCATGTGCAGCCTTCAACAAAGGAAGGGATATTAAACTACCTATCCTCTGGAGTTATAAAAGGTATAGGCAAAAAAATGGCAGAACGTATAATAGACCATTTTGGAACCGATGCCTTGGAGGTTATACAATATGCCCCACAAAGACTAACGGAGGTCTCTGGAATTGGAGAAGCTAAGGCACAAACAATAGCCGAAGCATTTGAAGAACAAAGAGAGCTAAGAGAAATTATACTTTTCCTTTCCCAGTACGGAATTAGTCCAGGTTTTGCAGTTAGAATCTATAAAAAATATAAAGAGATGACCATAGCCTATATACAGGAGAACCCCTATCGTCTAGCAGATGAAATTATAGGCATAGGATTTAAAAAAGCAGACCTTATTGCACGAACTATGGGAATCTCCCCAAATTCCAAATATCGTATACATTCTGGAATTAGATATACAATTAATACATTCCATACGGAAGGGCATACTTACGCACCTAGTGATCTTTTAATAGATAGAGCAAGAGAGTTATTAGGAGTAGAAGAAGAGGCAGTGGTAGAGGGAATACAGGAGATGGCTCTTAAACAAAAGATACAGCTAGAGCGGCAAGATGAGGAAATAATAGTATACTCTATGCCATATTTCTACGCAGAAACTAATTGTTGTAATAAGCTTATAGAGCTTTCGCAGATAGCATTAGATACACTAGAAATTGATGTAGACGAAGAAATAAGCAATATAGAAAGAGAAGATGGAATATACCTTGCAGAAAATCAAAAAGAAGCTATAAGACAGGCTATAACTAATGGGATTTTAGTGATTACAGGTGGACCTGGTACAGGTAAGACAACCACTATTAATACATTAATTAAGGTTTTCGAAAAGCTTAAAAAGAAAATAGTACTTGCTGCTCCTACTGGTAGAGCATCCAAACGTATGACAGAGGCAACGGGTAAGGAAGCTAAAACTATACATAGACTACTTGAAATGGGTTATAGCGATGAGGATGAAGGCATGCTATTCCAAAGAAACGAAGATAATCCATTGGTTGGAGATGTAATAATTATAGATGAAGTATCCATGGTAGATATTATGCTAATGAATAGTCTTTTAAAGGCTATTTCACGTGGAACAAGATTAATTTTTGTTGGAGACGTTGATCAGCTGCCTTCTGTTGGAGCCGGTAATGTACTAAGAGATATAATAGATAGCCAAGTAATAAAGGTAGTTCGTTTAAATGAGATTTTTAGACAGGCTGGAGAAAGCATGATCGTTGTAAATGCCCATAAAATTAATCAAGGAGATTATCCTATATTAAATCATAAGGACAAGGATTTTTACTTTATTAATAGAAGTAAGAATGACGACATTTTAAATACTATAATAGGTCTTGTTAAGGAAAGGCTCCCAAAACATTATAAGTTTGACCCTATAAGAGATATTCAGGTGCTTACCCCTATGAAAAAAGGTGATGTAGGTACATTAAATTTAAATAAGGAACTACAAAATTATTTGAATCCACCCGATAAATATAAGAGAGAGAGAGAATTAAGGGAAAAGATCTTCCGTGTAGGGGATAAGGTTATGCAAATTAAAAATAACTATACTCTAAAGTGGACAAGTCTTGATGTAGACGCAGAGGAGAAACAGGGTGAAGGAGTATTCAATGGAGATATTGGTTACGTACAGTATATAAATACAGAGGAGCAAGAACTAACGGTTTTCTTTGATGATAATAGAAGTGTAGTATATAGTTTTACGCAGCTAGATGAGCTAGAACTTGCCTACTCAATTACTATACATAAGAGCCAAGGAAGTGAGTTTCCGGTCGTAGTTATGCCTGTTACATGGGGACCACCTATGCTACTTACCCGTAACCTTTTATACACTGCAATAACTAGAGCCAAGTCACTTGTAGTTTTAGTAGGCACAGAGAATTATTTAAGACGTATGGTAGATAATAATAAAATTGTTGAAAGATATTCAGGATTGGGAATTAGATTAAAAAAGTTCTTTGACTTCCAAAATTCTTAA